GCCGCCCCGGGCAAGTCTCGTTTGCAGCCCCGCAGCCTCGCGGCTTCTATCTCGTGCAGTGCGCAGCCGCGCATTCTCGTCGAGGTCATGGGCATATTGCGTGAGCGCGCTCTCGGCCTCCTGAAGCGCCCGTAACACCGGGCCGTCGAACTCGGCGAGCGTCGCCTTGGCCGTCGCGCTTGCTTGATCGATCCGCGCCCGCGCGACGTCCCGGTTGGGAAAGCTCCAGGAAATGAGCGGGCCGATGCTGAAATGCAGCGCGGAATCGCTCACCAAACCCTCGATCGTACGGGATGTTGTGCCCGCCGACGCACGCCTTAAGAAACACCCAAGGTTCCTCAATCACCCGCACCAACTCTCCGATCGCCGGCGACATGGTGGCAAAGACATAGCGGGTTTTCTGCTGCGGCCAGCCTACATCGACCCGAAAACCATCTTCATAGGGGATGGGTGGGGCCGTTTCGCGGGCGAGGGTCCACCCCTTGACCCAAACGGCAACGATATGGGGATCAGCGGCCATTGTTCGCCGGCTTCACCGCGATCGTGCAGCGCACCGGCTTCTTGGCCTTGACGGCGGACGTGCGGCACGCCTCGATCGTCTCGCGATTGTCCCGCGCCAGATTGACGGCCGCGACGATCCCCTCCCAGCTCGCCGGCGATGCGCGCTGCATCAAATGCGTGCCGGCATCCCATAGCGTCGGTTCGGCAAGCGCCCGCGTCGCCATGCGCTCCGGTAACTGCCAGCTATCGGGCATGGCGCGCGCGATCAGGCCGGCGATCAACGCATAAAGCAGTATCCCGAACACCACGCCACCAAAGCCGGTCCAAATCAGCCATCGGTTCTGCTCGTCGCCGCACCGCGCCGACGCCACCAGGCCGGACAGGTCGCGCGCCGCCCCGTCCAGCGTCGATTTGGCGCTATGCACCAGGTTGCGCAGCTCGCCCGCCGCGCTCGCCACCGAAGCGTTTACACGCTCTCCCATCGTCTCCGGGGTGAGTTTCATCGCGGGGCTTTTCGCTATCGCATCGACCCGCTGGGTGAGCGCCAGCAATATCTTTTCGGTGTTGGCGAGCGTCGGCTGATAATCGGGAATGTCGATGGACTCGCGCGCGCGGGCCAACCCCTCGACCGCAAGGCGCACCAGCGCCACCTCGCCGCGCAACTGCTCGAACGCCGCTTGCGGATCGTCGCCGGCCTCGCCGTTGTCGCGATAATTATCCTCGTCCATCATCCTCTCCTTACCGGCTTATTCCGCGCCCTATGCCTATCCCCAAATCCCGCGCCAGCTCGCGGCCAAGGTCGCCGCTGTCCACGCCGCGTCCTCGGCCCATGCCGATCTCAAGCCCCAGCTCGCGGGTGCGATTACGCAGGACCGATTCCACCTGGGGATCGCGCTCAAGGCTTTTCGCCATGCCCGCCATTTCCTTGCCCGTGCGCTCCCGGCCCGCCATGTCGCCGGCGCGATAGAGGCGGTCGCGCTCCTGTTTCAGCCCCTGCCAGCGTTCCACGAACCGATCGGCCCGCAAGTTCGGATCGGCCCGCACGCGCGCCTCCTGGGCCATCGCGTCGAGCATCGGCCCGCTACGCCCCGCCGCCGCCTCGCGCAGCAAGGCGGGGTCGCGCTGCATCGCCGCCGACAGGTCGCGCGAGGCTCCCGGCCTGATCTGCTCAAGCGCCTGTGTCGCGCGCTCGAGCGCGACCTTCTGATGCTCAAGGACCGGAGCGCCCGATGCTCGCGCCTGCAACACCGCCTCGGCCGAACGCGAGGCCCGCTCGACCGCGCGCGTAAAGGCGCGGTCCTCGCCGCGATCCGGCAACGCCGGCGTGCGCTCCGCGCCCCTCGCCGGCTCGGCCGACAGTTTCAAGCCGTCGAACATGCCGCGCTTGGGCCCCTCGCCCTGGCCGCGATCGGTCGCCGGCGCTGGCCGCTCGGGTGCGGGGCGGAAATTGTCGAACATACCCCGCCGCGGCCGCCCCTCGCCCGCGGCCTTCGCCTCGCCAGCGCCGCGGGCGTCGCCCATCTGGCGTGAAGTTCCCGCGCTCGGCGCGAGGATCTCCACGCCCTTCCGCTCGGGCGCATCCGCAACGCGGATCTCGCCCGACAGCCCGCGCCGATCGGCGAACGATTGCGCCTCGGCGTCGCGGTCGCGGAACATCGGATAGTCGGACGCCATATCCTTCGCCCGCTCGCGCGACAGCGTGCGGACAAGCCGGCGATCGTCGGCGAAATCGTCGCGGCCGTAATGGAGCTGCACCCCGTCACGGTGCCGCGACAGCGCCACATAGGCCGAATGGCGGTCCATCCCCGGCGTCGCCAGCACATGCCCCTGATCGACCGTCACCCCCTGCGATTTGTGGATGGTCGCCGCATAGCCATGATCGACATGGGCATAATCTTTCAGGTCGAACGCGACGCTCCGGCCATCGTCAAGGCGAACGGCCATGCTGTCGGGCGACACGCGCTCGACCTTCCCCAGCGTGCCGTTCTTCACCCCAAGCCCGCGCTCGTTTTTCAGGAACATGATGCGGTCGCCGCTAGCGAAGTCGCGCGCGCCCCGCTCGGCCGAAATTCGCACGTTCTGCCCCAGCTCGCCGGCGTCGCGCAGCCGATCGCGCGCGGCCAGGTTCAAATCCCGCACCTCGGCATTGGTATGGGTGAGGATGATCCGCGTCTTGTCGGGATCGGCAAGCCGCTGCGCGTCCCATGTGTCGATCAGCTCGGCCCGCGCAGCCTCGCGCATCTCGGCCGCGTGGACCATGCCATGCTGCTCATAGGCATGGATCGCCTCGCCGGTCCTGCCCGTCGCCAGCGCCCGCGTCGCCTCCTTCTGCCAGTCCTCATGCTGCCGGCGAACCTCGTTGATCTCGGCCGCGCCGTGGCGCTCGGCAAGGGACCGGAACGCCGCGCCGGCCTCGATCGCCTGCAACTGCTCGGCGTCGCCGACAAGAACCACCTTCGCCCCTGCCCGCTCGGCCTCCGACAGCACACGCTCCATCTGGCGCGTGCCGATCATGCCAGCCTCGTCGATGACAAGCACGTCGCGCGGCCCCAGCAGCTCGCGGCCCTGGCCCCACTGATATTCCATGCTCGCGATCGTGCGCGAGGCGATGCCGGAACCGCCTTCGAGCCCCTCGGCAGCGATCCCCGACAAGGCCGCGCCGCGCACCTGATAGCCGGCGCGCTCCCATTCGTCGCGGGCAACTCCCAACATGGCCGATTTGCCGGTGCCGGCATAGCCGACCACGATTGCAAGGTCGTTCTGGCCGGTGATATGCGCCAGCGCGTCCCGTTGCTGGTCCCCCAGCACCAGGCCACCACTCCCGGCGACGTCCGCCCCCCTTG
This portion of the Sphingobium aromaticiconvertens genome encodes:
- a CDS encoding DUF6118 family protein yields the protein MMDEDNYRDNGEAGDDPQAAFEQLRGEVALVRLAVEGLARARESIDIPDYQPTLANTEKILLALTQRVDAIAKSPAMKLTPETMGERVNASVASAAGELRNLVHSAKSTLDGAARDLSGLVASARCGDEQNRWLIWTGFGGVVFGILLYALIAGLIARAMPDSWQLPERMATRALAEPTLWDAGTHLMQRASPASWEGIVAAVNLARDNRETIEACRTSAVKAKKPVRCTIAVKPANNGR
- the traA gene encoding Ti-type conjugative transfer relaxase TraA — encoded protein: MAIYHFSAKVISRANGSSAVASAAYRAAERLHDDRLGRDHDFSNKAGVVYSEIMLPQGAPERLNDRATLWNEVEAGEKRKDAQLAREMEFSIPRELNQQQGIQLARDFVERQFVECGMVADMNVHWDMGKDGQPKPHAHVMLSMREVGPEGFGQKVREWNSNALLKEWREAWADHVNERLAELDIDARIDHRSLQDQGIDLEPQHKIGPAASRMPEQGLEAERVEDHARIARENGEKIIANPEIALDAITRQQATFTRRDLAQFAFRHSDGKDQFDQVMSAVRTSPELVALGKDGRGEDRFTSRDMIDTEQRLSQAGDRLAERAGHGLPATSLSRGADVAGSGGLVLGDQQRDALAHITGQNDLAIVVGYAGTGKSAMLGVARDEWERAGYQVRGAALSGIAAEGLEGGSGIASRTIASMEYQWGQGRELLGPRDVLVIDEAGMIGTRQMERVLSEAERAGAKVVLVGDAEQLQAIEAGAAFRSLAERHGAAEINEVRRQHEDWQKEATRALATGRTGEAIHAYEQHGMVHAAEMREAARAELIDTWDAQRLADPDKTRIILTHTNAEVRDLNLAARDRLRDAGELGQNVRISAERGARDFASGDRIMFLKNERGLGVKNGTLGKVERVSPDSMAVRLDDGRSVAFDLKDYAHVDHGYAATIHKSQGVTVDQGHVLATPGMDRHSAYVALSRHRDGVQLHYGRDDFADDRRLVRTLSRERAKDMASDYPMFRDRDAEAQSFADRRGLSGEIRVADAPERKGVEILAPSAGTSRQMGDARGAGEAKAAGEGRPRRGMFDNFRPAPERPAPATDRGQGEGPKRGMFDGLKLSAEPARGAERTPALPDRGEDRAFTRAVERASRSAEAVLQARASGAPVLEHQKVALERATQALEQIRPGASRDLSAAMQRDPALLREAAAGRSGPMLDAMAQEARVRADPNLRADRFVERWQGLKQERDRLYRAGDMAGRERTGKEMAGMAKSLERDPQVESVLRNRTRELGLEIGMGRGRGVDSGDLGRELARDLGIGIGRGISR